One stretch of Punica granatum isolate Tunisia-2019 chromosome 5, ASM765513v2, whole genome shotgun sequence DNA includes these proteins:
- the LOC116208095 gene encoding TMV resistance protein N-like isoform X2 codes for MTRFILQTLPVASWAVVLTAIGSVLLSSVYRLRTLFLRRKKPSPVAGSIHVDDANLQESAGPQLGQVTAQSSPSSSIPAKPGQEFEVFLSFRGEDNRKTFTDCLYHSLTEAGIRAFRDNEELHVGDEIGPKLMRSIKQSKICIPIFSRGYASSKWCLKEVTEMVKCMKEAPEHLIMPIFLDVTPDEVQHQTGCYAEAFCRHEKKNGLETVQGWRDALKENVKLKGLELSVVANGVTHLCFSRNQGEFIKLVVARVLRELKQANLNVSEILVGIDDHVEEVIQLLEVGLKDVRAVGIWGMGGIGKTTLAKVIYNKLLDQFECYCFLNDVRAISQEKGLPSLQTKLASDILRREHKDFANVEEGINVLKNRLHDRKALILLDDVDDISQLKVLASDLGWFGPGSRIIITTREREVLNLFQNCSIYEAELLSKDQALELFSKHVFGDSLPSTEFYNLSCNIVKRTGRLPLALEVIGSFLSAYRGRKDVWEGTMEQLKRKPHMLVQDKLMISYESLDYQQKEIFLDIACFFSRANVRDLIPMWDDCDFFPTVAIEILQLKSLIRIRDDKTLWMHDQLVDLGRLIVEQENYKEPELRSRLWRSIEAIDVLMGEQGSSKVEAAAIWADKGRVIFTNECFKNLSKLRVLLLDGVELDGTFLHFLPKLRWLRWPTKSASLPANLHLSYLTFLDLSNSEIDGDLISWSSIKMGKLKILKLTSCRKLKRSPDFSAFPALERLIVQFCDDLEWVDSSIGLLKSLKHVDMSYCRGLRKLPEQLGSLEALTELLIDCTSIDEIPISKSMKKLEILSANGCPRLNGIPESVGSLIKLKRLSLAECRALTKLPNSVGQLSSLVELNLERSGITRLPRTLGNLEKLEVLAGACPLMEEVAVDLRGLSLLRMERLHLRRVKSPPAYISRFSHPQNGVDHFFVPYRVKSLGSSTLTFLDLSGLVDLKELYLCGDCLKEGCLAKLCKLEILALISVNISIVPKEIDAFSSLEIINISACRELKCLPTLPASLYSLKVIQCPSLERFPNVSNLKKLMELHVHSCSVLREISGLANLISLYSLKIHDCPIAMLDGLEKLESLIILSVRSCNVVRLPELSRSKNLWSIDASDNRQLVKIQGLNNLCKVKTLDFSNCISLGRLPKLYELESLEKLDISNCKAIESIPDLPRLQRLKMLVMESCEKLSQLSGLGELESLEVLDIRRCISIERLPDLSKLRRLKSLEIEVCEKLCLLEVLGLESLEVLNLSGCKAIESLLRDLSRLQRLRRLKLKSCERLRQLDGLGQLESLEELVVKGCNAIERLPDLSRLQGLIDLRIEACEKLCQLDGLEELKSLKCLYIIGCNAIESLPDLSRLQGLTFLRIEACEKLHRLNGLEELQSLRVLLIRECKAIECLHDLSRLQKLEKLELKACEKVRQLEGLGQLESLVELVIRGGKAIESLPDLSRFQRLEWLKMKGCEKLCQLDGLEELELLQVLDIRGCKAIECLPNLSRLQSLMFLSTVACKKLLRLDGLEELESLEELDIRGCKAIESLPDLSRLQKLRKLKMEGCEKLRQLDGLEELESLRVLDIRGCKAIESLPDLSRLQRLELKTEG; via the exons ATGACAAGATTTATCCTTCAAACACTGCCAGTGGCTTCTTGGGCAGTAGTACTTACTGCCATAGGATCAGTGCTGCTTTCATCTGTTTACCGACTGCGTACCCTTTTCCTCAGGAGGAAGAAACCCTCACCGGTTGCTGGTTCTATCCATGTGGATGACGCAAATTTGCAG GAGTCGGCAGGTCCCCAGTTGGGGCAAGTGACAGCGCAGTCATCTCCTTCCAGCTCAATCCCGGCTAAGCCTGGACAGGAGTTTGAAGTTTTCTTGAGCTTTAGGGGAGAGGACAACCGCAAAACGTTCACCGACTGCCTATACCACAGCCTGACAGAAGCAGGGATCCGTGCCTTCAGGGACAATGAAGAGCTCCATGTTGGGGATGAGATCGGCCCCAAACTCATGAGATCGATTAAGCAGTCGAAGATCTGCATACCCATTTTCTCTAGAGGTTATGCTTCGAGCAAGTGGTGCCTTAAGGAGGTGACTGAGATGGTGAAGTGCATGAAGGAGGCTCCTGAACATCTGATCATGCCGATCTTCCTAGATGTCACGCCTGATGAGGTCCAACACCAAACCGGATGCTATGCTGAAGCATTCTGCAGGcatgagaagaagaatggcCTTGAAACAGTGCAGGGGTGGAGGGATGCCCTCAAAGAGAATGTCAAATTGAAGGGTCTGGAACTCAGCGTAGTGGCAAACGG TGTGACACACCTATGCTTTTCCAGAAATCAAGGAGAATTCATTAAGTTGGTGGTTGCAAGGGTTCTGAGAGAACTGAAGCAAGCCAACTTGAATGTGAGTGAGATCTTAGTTGGAATCGACGATCACGTGGAAGAAGTTATACAACTATTGGAGGTTGGCTTAAAAGATGTTCGCGCTGTGGGCATCTGGGGCATGGGCGGCATCGGAAAGACGACTCTTGCCAAGGTCATCTACAACAAACTTCTGGATCAGTTTGAGTGTTATTGCTTCCTCAATGATGTTCGAGCAATTTCCCAAGAGAAGGGTCTCCCGTCCTTGCAAACAAAACTGGCCTCGGACATCTTAAGGCGTGAGCATAAAGATTTTGCTAATGTTGAGGAAGGAATCAATGTACTTAAGAATAGGCTTCACGACAGGAAGGCCCTCATTCTTCTTGATGACGTTGATGACATTAGCCAACTTAAAGTGCTAGCATCAGATCTTGGCTGGTTTGGTCCAGGAAGTCGGATTATTATCACAACTAGAGAAAGGGAAGTTCTTAATCTATTTCAGAACTGCTCTATTTATGAAGCCGAACTATTAAGTAAAGATCAAGCTTTAGAACTCTTCTCTAAGCatgtgtttggagattccTTGCCCTCGACTGAATTTTACAATCTATCCTGCAATATCGTAAAGAGAACGGGAAGGCTTCCCCTAGCGCTTGAGGTCATAGGTTCATTTTTATCTGCCTATCGTGGACGCAAGGACGTGTGGGAGGGTACAATGGAGCAGTTGAAGAGAAAGCCTCATATGCTTGTGCAAGATAAATTGATGATCAGTTATGAGTCGTTAGATTATCAGCAAAAGGAGATATTTCTAGATATTGCATGTTTTTTCTCCAGAGCAAATGTTAGAGATCTGATTCCCATGTGGGATGACTGTGACTTTTTTCCAACAGTTGCGATTGAAATTCTCCAGCTAAAGTCTCTGATTAGAATCCGAGATGACAAGACTCTTTGGATGCACGATCAGCTTGTAGACCTTGGGAGGCTTATTGTGGAACAAGAAAACTACAAAGAACCGGAGCTACGAAGTAGGTTGTGGAGAAGTATAGAAGCTATTGATGTATTAATGGGAGAGCAG GGAAGCTCAAAAGTTGAAGCTGCTGCAATTTGGGCAGATAAAGGAAGAGTTATTTTCACGAATGAGTGTTTTAAGAATCTATCTAAGCTAAGGGTTCTTCTGCTGGATGGTGTTGAACTTGACGGAACCTTTCTACATTTTCTGCCAAAGCTGAGATGGCTCAGATGGCCGACGAAGAGCGCGTCTCTGCCGGCTAATTTGCATCTAAGTTATTTAACTTTCCTTGACCTATCAAACAGCGAAATTGATGGGGACTTGATCAGTTGGAGTTCAATCAAG ATGGGGAAGTTAAAAATTCTTAAACTCACAAGCTGCAGGAAACTCAAAAGAAGTCCTGATTTTTCTGCCTTTCCAGCCTTGGAGAGATTGATTGTTCAATTCTGTGATGATCTGGAATGGGTTGACTCATCAATAGGGCTTCTCAAATCTTTGAAACATGTAGATATGAGTTATTGCCGGGGACTAAGGAAGCTGCCGGAGCAGTTGGGTTCTTTGGAGGCATTGACTGAGCTTCTCATTGATTGTACTTCTATAGATGAAATACCAATATCAAAAAGTATGAAGAAGCTTGAGATTTTATCTGCCAATGGTTGCCCCCGTCTTAATGGAATTCCAGAGTCAGTTGGATCCCTGATAAAGCTAAAGCGGCTGTCACTGGCAGAGTGTCGTGCTTTAACTAAACTCCCGAACTCCGTTGGCCAGTTAAGCTCCTTAGTAGAACTGAACTTGGAGAGATCTGGAATAACTCGTTTACCGAGGACTCTTGGAAATTTAGAGAAACTTGAAGTTCTAGCCGGTGCCTGTCCTTTGATGGAGGAAGTTGCAGTCGATCTCAGGGGCCTCTCCCTTCTAAGAATGGAGAGATTACACTTGAGAAGGGTTAAGAGCCCTCCTGCATACATTAGTAGATTTTCTCATCCTCAGAATGGTGTTGATCATTTTTTTGTCCCATATCGTGTAAAGTCCTTGGGCTCCTCGACGCTCACGTTCCTAGATCTCTCGGGATTGGTTGACTTAAAAGAATTGTATCTATGTGGGGATTGTCTTAAGGAAGGATGCCTGGCTAAGCTATGCAAATTGGAGATATTGGCTTTGATATCAGTAAACATCAGCATTGTTCCTAAAGAGATTGACGCCTTTTCTTCGCtggaaataattaatatatctgCTTGCAGAGAACTCAAATGCCTTCCTACCCTTCCTGCAAGTCTGTATTCGCTCAAAGTTATTCAGTGTCCATCACTCGAGAGGTTTCCGAATGTTTCCAACCTGAAGAAACTGATGGAATTACATGTGCATTCCTGCTCCGTCCTCAGGGAAATCTCCGGCCTTGCAAATCTGATCTCCCTGTATTCTCTGAAGATACACGACTGCCCTATAGCTATGCTTGATGGTCTTGAAAAACTTGAATCTTTAATTATATTGTCTGTTAGATCCTGCAATGTTGTAAGACTACCAGAATTGTCCAGGTCGAAGAATTTGTGGAGCATAGATGCTTCGGATAACAGACAGCTAGTCAAGATTCAAGGCCTTAACAATTTGTGCAAGGTAAAAACTCTAGACTTCTCCAACTGCATATCGCTAGGGCGATTACCGAAATTATATGAGCTGGAGTCATTGGAGAAATTGGACATCAGCAATTGCAAAGCAATTGAAAGCATTCCTGATCTGCCAAGGTTGCAGAGGTTAAAGATGTTGGTAATGGAATCATGTGAGAAGTTGAGCCAACTTTCGGGGCTTGGGGAATTGGAATCGCTGGAGGTATTGGACATAAGGCGGTGCATATCAATTGAGAGGCTACCTGATCTGTCAAAGCTACGAAGATTGAAAAGTCTGGAGATAGAAGTGTGCGAGAAGTTGTGCCTACTCGAGGTGCTTGGATTGGAGTCACTAGAAGTATTAAATTTGAGTGGTTGCAAAGCAATTGAGAGTTTACTACGAGATCTGTCAAGGTTGCAGAGACTAAGAAGGTTGAAACTGAAATCATGCGAGAGGTTGCGCCAACTTGATGGACTGGGACAATTGGAGTCCCTGGAAGAACTGGTCGTAAAGGGTTGCAATGCAATTGAAAGGCTACCTGATCTATCGAGGTTGCAAGGGTTAATTGATCTAAGAATAGAAGCATGCGAGAAGTTGTGCCAACTTGATGGACTGGAAGAATTGAAGTCCCTGAAATGCCTGTACATAATAGGGTGCAATGCAATTGAAAGCCTACCTGATCtatcaaggttgcaagggttAACTTTTCTAAGAATAGAAGCATGCGAGAAGTTGCACCGACTTAATGGACTAGAAGAATTGCAGTCACTGCGAGTGCTGCTCATAAGAGAGTGCAAGGCAATTGAATGCCTACATGATCTATCAAGGTTGCAGAAGCTCGAAAAGTTGGAACTGAAAGCATGCGAGAAGGTTCGCCAACTTGAAGGACTAGGACAATTGGAGTCCCTGGTAGAACTGGTCATAAGGGGGGGCAAGGCAATCGAGAGTCTACCGGATCTGTCAAGGTTCCAGAGGCTAGAATGGTTGAAAATGAAAGGATGTGAGAAGTTGTGCCAACTTGATGGACTGGAAGAACTGGAGTTACTGCAAGTGCTGGACATAAGAGGGTGCAAAGCAATTGAATGCCTACCTAATCTATCAAGGTTGCAGAGTTTAATGTTTCTGAGCACAGTAGCATGCAAGAAGTTGCTCCGACTTGATGGACTGGAAGAACTGGAGTCGCTGGAAGAATTGGACATAAGAGGGTGCAAAGCAATCGAGAGTCTACCGGATCTGTCAAGGTTGCAGAAGCTAAGAAAGTTGAAAATGGAAGGATGCGAGAAGTTGCGCCAACTTGATGGACTGGAAGAACTGGAGTCATTGCGAGTGCTAGACATAAGAGGGTGCAAAGCAATTGAGAGTCTACCAGATCTGTCAAGGTTGCAGAGACTAGAGTTGAAAACAGAAGGATGA
- the LOC116208095 gene encoding TMV resistance protein N-like isoform X1 has protein sequence MTRFILQTLPVASWAVVLTAIGSVLLSSVYRLRTLFLRRKKPSPVAGSIHVDDANLQQESAGPQLGQVTAQSSPSSSIPAKPGQEFEVFLSFRGEDNRKTFTDCLYHSLTEAGIRAFRDNEELHVGDEIGPKLMRSIKQSKICIPIFSRGYASSKWCLKEVTEMVKCMKEAPEHLIMPIFLDVTPDEVQHQTGCYAEAFCRHEKKNGLETVQGWRDALKENVKLKGLELSVVANGVTHLCFSRNQGEFIKLVVARVLRELKQANLNVSEILVGIDDHVEEVIQLLEVGLKDVRAVGIWGMGGIGKTTLAKVIYNKLLDQFECYCFLNDVRAISQEKGLPSLQTKLASDILRREHKDFANVEEGINVLKNRLHDRKALILLDDVDDISQLKVLASDLGWFGPGSRIIITTREREVLNLFQNCSIYEAELLSKDQALELFSKHVFGDSLPSTEFYNLSCNIVKRTGRLPLALEVIGSFLSAYRGRKDVWEGTMEQLKRKPHMLVQDKLMISYESLDYQQKEIFLDIACFFSRANVRDLIPMWDDCDFFPTVAIEILQLKSLIRIRDDKTLWMHDQLVDLGRLIVEQENYKEPELRSRLWRSIEAIDVLMGEQGSSKVEAAAIWADKGRVIFTNECFKNLSKLRVLLLDGVELDGTFLHFLPKLRWLRWPTKSASLPANLHLSYLTFLDLSNSEIDGDLISWSSIKMGKLKILKLTSCRKLKRSPDFSAFPALERLIVQFCDDLEWVDSSIGLLKSLKHVDMSYCRGLRKLPEQLGSLEALTELLIDCTSIDEIPISKSMKKLEILSANGCPRLNGIPESVGSLIKLKRLSLAECRALTKLPNSVGQLSSLVELNLERSGITRLPRTLGNLEKLEVLAGACPLMEEVAVDLRGLSLLRMERLHLRRVKSPPAYISRFSHPQNGVDHFFVPYRVKSLGSSTLTFLDLSGLVDLKELYLCGDCLKEGCLAKLCKLEILALISVNISIVPKEIDAFSSLEIINISACRELKCLPTLPASLYSLKVIQCPSLERFPNVSNLKKLMELHVHSCSVLREISGLANLISLYSLKIHDCPIAMLDGLEKLESLIILSVRSCNVVRLPELSRSKNLWSIDASDNRQLVKIQGLNNLCKVKTLDFSNCISLGRLPKLYELESLEKLDISNCKAIESIPDLPRLQRLKMLVMESCEKLSQLSGLGELESLEVLDIRRCISIERLPDLSKLRRLKSLEIEVCEKLCLLEVLGLESLEVLNLSGCKAIESLLRDLSRLQRLRRLKLKSCERLRQLDGLGQLESLEELVVKGCNAIERLPDLSRLQGLIDLRIEACEKLCQLDGLEELKSLKCLYIIGCNAIESLPDLSRLQGLTFLRIEACEKLHRLNGLEELQSLRVLLIRECKAIECLHDLSRLQKLEKLELKACEKVRQLEGLGQLESLVELVIRGGKAIESLPDLSRFQRLEWLKMKGCEKLCQLDGLEELELLQVLDIRGCKAIECLPNLSRLQSLMFLSTVACKKLLRLDGLEELESLEELDIRGCKAIESLPDLSRLQKLRKLKMEGCEKLRQLDGLEELESLRVLDIRGCKAIESLPDLSRLQRLELKTEG, from the exons ATGACAAGATTTATCCTTCAAACACTGCCAGTGGCTTCTTGGGCAGTAGTACTTACTGCCATAGGATCAGTGCTGCTTTCATCTGTTTACCGACTGCGTACCCTTTTCCTCAGGAGGAAGAAACCCTCACCGGTTGCTGGTTCTATCCATGTGGATGACGCAAATTTGCAG CAGGAGTCGGCAGGTCCCCAGTTGGGGCAAGTGACAGCGCAGTCATCTCCTTCCAGCTCAATCCCGGCTAAGCCTGGACAGGAGTTTGAAGTTTTCTTGAGCTTTAGGGGAGAGGACAACCGCAAAACGTTCACCGACTGCCTATACCACAGCCTGACAGAAGCAGGGATCCGTGCCTTCAGGGACAATGAAGAGCTCCATGTTGGGGATGAGATCGGCCCCAAACTCATGAGATCGATTAAGCAGTCGAAGATCTGCATACCCATTTTCTCTAGAGGTTATGCTTCGAGCAAGTGGTGCCTTAAGGAGGTGACTGAGATGGTGAAGTGCATGAAGGAGGCTCCTGAACATCTGATCATGCCGATCTTCCTAGATGTCACGCCTGATGAGGTCCAACACCAAACCGGATGCTATGCTGAAGCATTCTGCAGGcatgagaagaagaatggcCTTGAAACAGTGCAGGGGTGGAGGGATGCCCTCAAAGAGAATGTCAAATTGAAGGGTCTGGAACTCAGCGTAGTGGCAAACGG TGTGACACACCTATGCTTTTCCAGAAATCAAGGAGAATTCATTAAGTTGGTGGTTGCAAGGGTTCTGAGAGAACTGAAGCAAGCCAACTTGAATGTGAGTGAGATCTTAGTTGGAATCGACGATCACGTGGAAGAAGTTATACAACTATTGGAGGTTGGCTTAAAAGATGTTCGCGCTGTGGGCATCTGGGGCATGGGCGGCATCGGAAAGACGACTCTTGCCAAGGTCATCTACAACAAACTTCTGGATCAGTTTGAGTGTTATTGCTTCCTCAATGATGTTCGAGCAATTTCCCAAGAGAAGGGTCTCCCGTCCTTGCAAACAAAACTGGCCTCGGACATCTTAAGGCGTGAGCATAAAGATTTTGCTAATGTTGAGGAAGGAATCAATGTACTTAAGAATAGGCTTCACGACAGGAAGGCCCTCATTCTTCTTGATGACGTTGATGACATTAGCCAACTTAAAGTGCTAGCATCAGATCTTGGCTGGTTTGGTCCAGGAAGTCGGATTATTATCACAACTAGAGAAAGGGAAGTTCTTAATCTATTTCAGAACTGCTCTATTTATGAAGCCGAACTATTAAGTAAAGATCAAGCTTTAGAACTCTTCTCTAAGCatgtgtttggagattccTTGCCCTCGACTGAATTTTACAATCTATCCTGCAATATCGTAAAGAGAACGGGAAGGCTTCCCCTAGCGCTTGAGGTCATAGGTTCATTTTTATCTGCCTATCGTGGACGCAAGGACGTGTGGGAGGGTACAATGGAGCAGTTGAAGAGAAAGCCTCATATGCTTGTGCAAGATAAATTGATGATCAGTTATGAGTCGTTAGATTATCAGCAAAAGGAGATATTTCTAGATATTGCATGTTTTTTCTCCAGAGCAAATGTTAGAGATCTGATTCCCATGTGGGATGACTGTGACTTTTTTCCAACAGTTGCGATTGAAATTCTCCAGCTAAAGTCTCTGATTAGAATCCGAGATGACAAGACTCTTTGGATGCACGATCAGCTTGTAGACCTTGGGAGGCTTATTGTGGAACAAGAAAACTACAAAGAACCGGAGCTACGAAGTAGGTTGTGGAGAAGTATAGAAGCTATTGATGTATTAATGGGAGAGCAG GGAAGCTCAAAAGTTGAAGCTGCTGCAATTTGGGCAGATAAAGGAAGAGTTATTTTCACGAATGAGTGTTTTAAGAATCTATCTAAGCTAAGGGTTCTTCTGCTGGATGGTGTTGAACTTGACGGAACCTTTCTACATTTTCTGCCAAAGCTGAGATGGCTCAGATGGCCGACGAAGAGCGCGTCTCTGCCGGCTAATTTGCATCTAAGTTATTTAACTTTCCTTGACCTATCAAACAGCGAAATTGATGGGGACTTGATCAGTTGGAGTTCAATCAAG ATGGGGAAGTTAAAAATTCTTAAACTCACAAGCTGCAGGAAACTCAAAAGAAGTCCTGATTTTTCTGCCTTTCCAGCCTTGGAGAGATTGATTGTTCAATTCTGTGATGATCTGGAATGGGTTGACTCATCAATAGGGCTTCTCAAATCTTTGAAACATGTAGATATGAGTTATTGCCGGGGACTAAGGAAGCTGCCGGAGCAGTTGGGTTCTTTGGAGGCATTGACTGAGCTTCTCATTGATTGTACTTCTATAGATGAAATACCAATATCAAAAAGTATGAAGAAGCTTGAGATTTTATCTGCCAATGGTTGCCCCCGTCTTAATGGAATTCCAGAGTCAGTTGGATCCCTGATAAAGCTAAAGCGGCTGTCACTGGCAGAGTGTCGTGCTTTAACTAAACTCCCGAACTCCGTTGGCCAGTTAAGCTCCTTAGTAGAACTGAACTTGGAGAGATCTGGAATAACTCGTTTACCGAGGACTCTTGGAAATTTAGAGAAACTTGAAGTTCTAGCCGGTGCCTGTCCTTTGATGGAGGAAGTTGCAGTCGATCTCAGGGGCCTCTCCCTTCTAAGAATGGAGAGATTACACTTGAGAAGGGTTAAGAGCCCTCCTGCATACATTAGTAGATTTTCTCATCCTCAGAATGGTGTTGATCATTTTTTTGTCCCATATCGTGTAAAGTCCTTGGGCTCCTCGACGCTCACGTTCCTAGATCTCTCGGGATTGGTTGACTTAAAAGAATTGTATCTATGTGGGGATTGTCTTAAGGAAGGATGCCTGGCTAAGCTATGCAAATTGGAGATATTGGCTTTGATATCAGTAAACATCAGCATTGTTCCTAAAGAGATTGACGCCTTTTCTTCGCtggaaataattaatatatctgCTTGCAGAGAACTCAAATGCCTTCCTACCCTTCCTGCAAGTCTGTATTCGCTCAAAGTTATTCAGTGTCCATCACTCGAGAGGTTTCCGAATGTTTCCAACCTGAAGAAACTGATGGAATTACATGTGCATTCCTGCTCCGTCCTCAGGGAAATCTCCGGCCTTGCAAATCTGATCTCCCTGTATTCTCTGAAGATACACGACTGCCCTATAGCTATGCTTGATGGTCTTGAAAAACTTGAATCTTTAATTATATTGTCTGTTAGATCCTGCAATGTTGTAAGACTACCAGAATTGTCCAGGTCGAAGAATTTGTGGAGCATAGATGCTTCGGATAACAGACAGCTAGTCAAGATTCAAGGCCTTAACAATTTGTGCAAGGTAAAAACTCTAGACTTCTCCAACTGCATATCGCTAGGGCGATTACCGAAATTATATGAGCTGGAGTCATTGGAGAAATTGGACATCAGCAATTGCAAAGCAATTGAAAGCATTCCTGATCTGCCAAGGTTGCAGAGGTTAAAGATGTTGGTAATGGAATCATGTGAGAAGTTGAGCCAACTTTCGGGGCTTGGGGAATTGGAATCGCTGGAGGTATTGGACATAAGGCGGTGCATATCAATTGAGAGGCTACCTGATCTGTCAAAGCTACGAAGATTGAAAAGTCTGGAGATAGAAGTGTGCGAGAAGTTGTGCCTACTCGAGGTGCTTGGATTGGAGTCACTAGAAGTATTAAATTTGAGTGGTTGCAAAGCAATTGAGAGTTTACTACGAGATCTGTCAAGGTTGCAGAGACTAAGAAGGTTGAAACTGAAATCATGCGAGAGGTTGCGCCAACTTGATGGACTGGGACAATTGGAGTCCCTGGAAGAACTGGTCGTAAAGGGTTGCAATGCAATTGAAAGGCTACCTGATCTATCGAGGTTGCAAGGGTTAATTGATCTAAGAATAGAAGCATGCGAGAAGTTGTGCCAACTTGATGGACTGGAAGAATTGAAGTCCCTGAAATGCCTGTACATAATAGGGTGCAATGCAATTGAAAGCCTACCTGATCtatcaaggttgcaagggttAACTTTTCTAAGAATAGAAGCATGCGAGAAGTTGCACCGACTTAATGGACTAGAAGAATTGCAGTCACTGCGAGTGCTGCTCATAAGAGAGTGCAAGGCAATTGAATGCCTACATGATCTATCAAGGTTGCAGAAGCTCGAAAAGTTGGAACTGAAAGCATGCGAGAAGGTTCGCCAACTTGAAGGACTAGGACAATTGGAGTCCCTGGTAGAACTGGTCATAAGGGGGGGCAAGGCAATCGAGAGTCTACCGGATCTGTCAAGGTTCCAGAGGCTAGAATGGTTGAAAATGAAAGGATGTGAGAAGTTGTGCCAACTTGATGGACTGGAAGAACTGGAGTTACTGCAAGTGCTGGACATAAGAGGGTGCAAAGCAATTGAATGCCTACCTAATCTATCAAGGTTGCAGAGTTTAATGTTTCTGAGCACAGTAGCATGCAAGAAGTTGCTCCGACTTGATGGACTGGAAGAACTGGAGTCGCTGGAAGAATTGGACATAAGAGGGTGCAAAGCAATCGAGAGTCTACCGGATCTGTCAAGGTTGCAGAAGCTAAGAAAGTTGAAAATGGAAGGATGCGAGAAGTTGCGCCAACTTGATGGACTGGAAGAACTGGAGTCATTGCGAGTGCTAGACATAAGAGGGTGCAAAGCAATTGAGAGTCTACCAGATCTGTCAAGGTTGCAGAGACTAGAGTTGAAAACAGAAGGATGA